A single genomic interval of Candidatus Rokuibacteriota bacterium harbors:
- a CDS encoding MaoC family dehydratase, translating into MAGKLFEELVPGLVFQHQPGRTITEADNVWFSCMTMNPQPLHVDFHAAQRAEFGKPLVNSLLTLGIAVGLSVGETTLGTTVGNLGFEKVEFPKPVFHGDTIYAETEVVEKRESKSRPQWGIVIFEHRAKNQHGDLVMRCRRAAMMRRRAG; encoded by the coding sequence ATGGCCGGGAAGCTGTTCGAGGAGCTCGTGCCGGGCCTGGTGTTCCAGCACCAGCCCGGGCGCACCATCACCGAGGCCGACAATGTCTGGTTCTCCTGCATGACCATGAACCCGCAGCCGCTCCACGTGGACTTCCACGCGGCCCAGCGGGCGGAGTTCGGCAAGCCGCTGGTCAATAGCCTGCTCACGCTCGGCATCGCGGTGGGCCTGAGCGTCGGGGAGACGACGCTCGGGACCACGGTGGGCAACCTCGGCTTCGAGAAGGTGGAGTTCCCGAAGCCGGTCTTCCACGGCGACACGATCTACGCGGAGACCGAGGTCGTCGAGAAGCGGGAGTCGAAGTCACGACCCCAGTGGGGCATCGTGATCTTCGAGCACCGGGCGAAGAACCAGCACGGGGACCTCGTCATGCGGTGCCGGCGCGCGGCCATGATGCGGCGCCGGGCGGGCTAG
- a CDS encoding ABC transporter substrate-binding protein, with protein sequence MTTRRRFLRTVAGAGAAAGALGFPRVLRAQAREILVGETHPLTGGLAREGNLGKQGIELAVNEINAAGGIKALGGARLKLMVLDNESKPPVAISTMERFKDAGAVAVLGPYASGLAFVTTQEAEKYRIPHVLDVAVADGITERGFKYTFRLGPSAGMGARTTVEYLGGLTREMRLGLKRVVLIHEDGLFGKSTADTLEKLLPGIGMQVIERIPHSAAAPSLNNEVLKIKAAKADIVIPSTYYPAHSLIIRTMAEQRVDVGAILSVYGGAGSQYRFIKDVGKLADYMLDGNHWYNPKHPRITGIIAAFERAYSQPFAYEWMLAYQSAWVLKDALERAGATDRDKVREALARTRLTNQIVPYPISFDEKGQNPGARPLLMQVQQGRIAVVYPGEFAETKPVIPVPAWDKRM encoded by the coding sequence ATGACGACTCGCAGGAGATTCCTCAGGACGGTGGCCGGGGCCGGAGCGGCAGCCGGCGCGCTGGGATTCCCGCGCGTGCTGCGGGCGCAGGCGCGGGAGATCCTCGTCGGCGAGACCCACCCGCTCACGGGTGGGCTCGCGCGAGAAGGCAATCTCGGGAAGCAGGGCATCGAGCTGGCCGTCAACGAGATCAACGCGGCGGGCGGCATCAAGGCCCTGGGCGGCGCCCGGCTCAAGCTCATGGTCCTCGACAACGAGTCGAAGCCCCCGGTGGCCATCTCCACGATGGAGCGCTTCAAGGACGCCGGGGCGGTGGCCGTCCTGGGGCCCTACGCCTCGGGGCTGGCCTTCGTGACGACGCAGGAAGCGGAGAAGTACCGCATCCCCCACGTGCTCGACGTCGCTGTCGCCGACGGCATCACCGAGCGCGGCTTCAAGTACACCTTCCGCCTCGGCCCGAGCGCCGGCATGGGCGCCCGGACCACCGTGGAATACCTGGGTGGGCTCACCCGCGAGATGCGTCTCGGGCTCAAGCGCGTGGTGCTGATCCACGAGGATGGCCTCTTCGGCAAGTCCACCGCGGACACGCTGGAGAAGCTCCTGCCGGGCATCGGCATGCAGGTGATCGAGCGCATCCCCCACAGTGCCGCGGCCCCCTCGCTCAACAACGAGGTGCTGAAGATCAAGGCGGCCAAGGCGGACATCGTGATCCCGTCCACCTACTACCCGGCGCACTCGCTCATCATCCGCACCATGGCCGAGCAGCGGGTGGACGTGGGCGCCATCCTCTCGGTGTACGGCGGGGCAGGCAGCCAGTACCGCTTCATCAAGGACGTGGGCAAGCTCGCCGACTACATGCTCGACGGCAACCACTGGTACAACCCGAAGCATCCGCGCATCACGGGCATCATCGCGGCCTTCGAGCGGGCCTACAGCCAGCCGTTCGCCTACGAGTGGATGCTCGCCTACCAGTCGGCCTGGGTGCTCAAGGACGCCCTCGAGCGGGCCGGCGCCACAGACCGCGACAAGGTCCGCGAGGCCCTGGCCCGGACGCGCCTCACGAACCAGATCGTTCCCTATCCGATCTCCTTCGACGAGAAGGGCCAGAACCCCGGGGCCCGCCCGCTCCTGATGCAGGTGCAGCAGGGGCGCATCGCCGTCGTGTACCCCGGCGAGTTCGCGGAGACCAAGCCGGTGATCCCCGTCCCCGCCTGGGACAAGCGGATGTGA
- a CDS encoding branched-chain amino acid ABC transporter permease, with translation MSAEVILSSLANGVMLGGLYALVALGLTLIFGVMKVINFAHGSLMMLSMYASFWLATRAGLDPYLSLLVTLPAAFGVGYAIQRAVIAPVLRAPEHNQLLMTLGLALFLDNLALVVFRADPRTLLVAYSQTTVPLGSIRLNLPRLLAFAGALVISGLLWLFLKRTALGRALRASAEERDGAALCGIPVGRVHATAFGIGTACVAAAGAMALPFFYVSPEVGNTFVITAFVVVVLGGLGSFPGALVGGLLVGVVESLGGLYVHGSLAQIGIFGLFVAVLLIRPAGLLGARHA, from the coding sequence ATGAGCGCTGAGGTCATCCTGTCGAGCCTCGCCAATGGCGTCATGCTCGGCGGCCTCTACGCGCTCGTGGCGCTCGGGCTGACCCTCATCTTCGGCGTCATGAAGGTGATCAACTTCGCCCACGGCTCGCTCATGATGCTCTCGATGTACGCGAGCTTCTGGCTGGCCACGCGCGCGGGTCTGGACCCCTATCTCTCGCTCCTGGTGACCCTCCCCGCCGCCTTCGGCGTCGGCTACGCCATCCAGCGGGCCGTCATCGCGCCGGTGCTGCGGGCCCCCGAGCACAACCAGCTCCTGATGACGCTGGGGCTGGCGCTCTTCCTCGACAACCTCGCGCTGGTGGTATTCAGGGCCGACCCGCGCACGCTGCTCGTCGCCTATTCCCAGACGACGGTGCCGCTGGGGTCAATCCGCCTCAACCTCCCCCGCCTGCTGGCCTTCGCCGGCGCGCTCGTGATCTCGGGGCTCCTCTGGCTCTTCCTCAAGCGGACGGCTCTCGGCCGGGCGCTCCGGGCATCCGCCGAGGAGCGCGATGGGGCGGCGCTCTGCGGCATCCCCGTGGGGCGCGTCCACGCCACGGCCTTCGGCATCGGGACGGCCTGCGTGGCCGCGGCGGGCGCCATGGCCCTGCCCTTCTTCTACGTGTCGCCGGAGGTGGGGAACACCTTCGTCATCACCGCCTTCGTCGTGGTGGTGCTGGGGGGACTGGGCTCCTTCCCCGGTGCCCTGGTGGGCGGGCTCCTGGTGGGCGTGGTGGAGTCCCTCGGCGGGCTCTACGTCCACGGCTCGCTGGCCCAGATCGGGATCTTCGGCCTCTTCGTCGCCGTGCTGCTGATCCGGCCGGCGGGGCTCCTGGGGGCGCGCCATGCGTAG
- a CDS encoding branched-chain amino acid ABC transporter permease, whose translation MRRTAAGLGLLVAAAAAPLLVRSEYVIGTLTLMCFFAFVGQGWNILGGYAGQFSFGHALFFGIGAYTSSLCFLKAGLTPWVGMWLGAAAAVLVGLVTGHLSFRYGLRGAYFALVMLAVAEIFRVAATNWDYVGGSFGILVPLQGHAPRLFQFGDKRHFYYVILAMLLAVTWGVARLERSRLGYQMIAIRENEAAADALGIDPYRVKLAAMALSAAITALGGAFYAQYFSYVDPTIGFGPGNSIEILLRPIIGGAGTLWGPLLGAVLLGLLGESTRGLVRSYAGLHLMLYGVILMGAVVFLPRGVMGALRSLGGGAGERARA comes from the coding sequence ATGCGTAGGACGGCCGCGGGGCTCGGGCTCCTGGTGGCCGCCGCGGCCGCCCCGCTCCTCGTCCGCTCCGAGTACGTCATCGGGACGCTCACCCTCATGTGCTTCTTCGCCTTCGTCGGTCAGGGCTGGAACATCCTCGGCGGCTACGCCGGCCAGTTCTCCTTCGGGCATGCCCTCTTCTTCGGGATCGGGGCCTACACCTCGAGCCTCTGCTTCCTCAAGGCGGGACTCACCCCGTGGGTCGGCATGTGGCTGGGCGCCGCCGCCGCCGTCCTGGTGGGCCTCGTCACGGGACACCTGTCGTTCCGCTACGGGCTCCGCGGCGCCTACTTCGCCCTCGTCATGCTGGCCGTCGCCGAGATCTTCCGCGTGGCCGCCACCAACTGGGATTATGTCGGTGGCTCCTTCGGCATCCTCGTGCCGCTCCAGGGACATGCGCCCCGGCTCTTCCAGTTCGGGGACAAGCGGCATTTCTACTACGTGATCCTCGCGATGCTGCTCGCGGTCACCTGGGGGGTGGCGCGACTCGAGCGCTCGCGCCTGGGCTACCAGATGATCGCCATCCGCGAGAACGAGGCCGCTGCCGATGCCCTCGGCATCGACCCCTACCGGGTGAAGCTCGCCGCCATGGCGCTGTCAGCCGCGATCACCGCGCTCGGCGGGGCATTCTACGCGCAGTACTTCTCCTATGTGGACCCCACCATCGGCTTCGGCCCGGGCAACTCCATCGAGATCCTCCTCCGGCCCATCATCGGCGGCGCCGGGACCCTCTGGGGCCCGCTCCTCGGCGCCGTGCTGCTGGGGCTCCTGGGTGAGTCCACGCGCGGCCTCGTCAGGAGCTACGCGGGCCTCCACCTCATGCTCTACGGCGTGATCCTCATGGGCGCGGTGGTGTTCCTCCCGCGCGGGGTGATGGGGGCGCTCCGGAGCCTGGGCGGGGGTGCCGGGGAGCGCGCCCGGGCATGA
- a CDS encoding ABC transporter ATP-binding protein has translation MMLIDVRALSRRFGGLQALSEVSLSLARGEILGLIGPNGAGKTTLFSAVTGFLRPDTGSVWLDGQEITGLPPHAICRRGLARTFQLVQPFPELTVADNVMVGAFNRTRSAAAARRRALEVLELTGLGPLARRPAHALSIGLRKRLELARALATGPRALLLDEVMSGLTPTEVRETAEVIRGIRDGGVAIIVIEHVMAAVMELSDRIAVLHHGELIATGSPAEIAQDRRVIDAYLGEPLTDWNA, from the coding sequence ATGATGCTCATCGACGTCCGCGCGCTGTCCCGACGCTTCGGCGGACTCCAGGCGCTCTCGGAGGTGAGCCTGTCGCTGGCGCGGGGGGAGATCCTCGGGCTCATCGGCCCCAACGGAGCCGGGAAGACGACCCTCTTCTCCGCGGTCACCGGCTTCCTGCGCCCGGACACCGGGAGCGTGTGGCTGGACGGGCAGGAGATCACGGGACTGCCGCCTCACGCGATCTGCCGGCGCGGGCTGGCTCGGACCTTCCAGCTCGTCCAGCCCTTCCCCGAGTTGACCGTGGCGGACAACGTCATGGTCGGCGCCTTCAACCGGACCCGTTCGGCTGCGGCGGCGCGGCGGCGGGCCCTCGAGGTGCTGGAGCTGACCGGCCTCGGCCCTCTGGCCCGGAGGCCCGCCCACGCGCTGTCGATCGGGCTCCGCAAGCGCCTCGAGCTGGCGCGGGCGCTGGCCACGGGGCCGCGCGCGCTGCTCCTGGACGAGGTGATGTCGGGGCTCACGCCCACCGAGGTCCGGGAGACCGCGGAGGTGATCCGCGGCATCCGGGACGGGGGCGTGGCCATCATCGTCATCGAGCACGTCATGGCGGCGGTGATGGAGCTGTCCGACCGGATCGCCGTCCTCCATCACGGCGAGCTGATCGCCACCGGGTCCCCCGCCGAGATCGCGCAGGACCGCCGCGTGATCGACGCCTATCTCGGCGAGCCCCTGACAGACTGGAACGCGTGA
- a CDS encoding dihydroorotase family protein codes for MADRPPLDLLIKRVRVVRPHRPTVDLMDLGVRDGRFVRIAPELPASEAQRVYDADHLLGFPGVVDAHTHVGIYAPLGEDAVTESRAAATGGVTTMLTYFRSGQYYLNRGGPYAELFPEVLRLSRDRYWADYGYHLAPIDGRQIGEMEDLATGHGVPSFKIFMFYGGHGLHGAADRDAQRRFLMIGEEDSYDLAHFEFVMRAAARVQQAHPHLAEHVSVSLHCEVADILNAYTRLAQRDASLSGLRAYSAARPPHAEGLAVWIAAYLAHETGCRNINLLHLSSRKALEAALLVPQAFPQVEVRREVTVGHLLLDTEAPTGVRAKVNPPIRAREDVEFLWEMLLAGKVDWIVSDHACCATEAKVAAERPDDIWLAKSGFGGTEYLLSGVFSEGSRRGMAYHHMAEVLSWNPARRFGLGGKGDIAPGYDADLALLDPARTFTVRAAESESAQGYTPFEGQELRGRVRATFLRGHLVYDRGTIVSPPVGQYIPRPSPAPGGGAP; via the coding sequence ATGGCCGACCGCCCTCCCCTCGATCTCCTCATCAAGCGGGTGCGGGTCGTGCGCCCCCACCGACCCACGGTGGATCTCATGGACCTCGGGGTCCGCGACGGCCGCTTCGTCCGCATCGCGCCGGAGCTCCCGGCGTCCGAGGCGCAGCGGGTCTACGACGCCGACCACCTCCTCGGCTTCCCGGGCGTGGTGGATGCTCACACCCACGTGGGGATCTACGCGCCGCTCGGGGAGGACGCGGTGACCGAGAGCCGGGCGGCCGCTACTGGCGGCGTCACGACCATGCTCACCTATTTCCGCAGCGGCCAGTACTATCTCAACCGCGGTGGCCCGTACGCGGAGCTCTTCCCCGAGGTGCTCCGCCTGTCGCGGGACCGCTACTGGGCGGACTACGGCTACCACCTGGCGCCCATCGACGGCCGGCAGATCGGGGAGATGGAGGACCTCGCCACCGGGCACGGCGTGCCATCCTTCAAGATCTTCATGTTCTACGGCGGCCACGGGCTGCACGGCGCGGCAGACCGGGACGCCCAGCGGCGGTTCCTCATGATCGGCGAAGAGGACAGCTACGATCTCGCGCACTTCGAGTTCGTCATGCGCGCGGCGGCACGCGTGCAGCAGGCGCACCCGCACCTGGCCGAGCACGTGAGCGTGAGTCTGCACTGCGAGGTCGCCGACATCCTCAACGCCTATACGCGCCTGGCGCAGCGGGACGCCTCGCTCTCCGGGCTCAGGGCCTACAGTGCCGCCAGGCCGCCGCATGCCGAGGGGCTCGCGGTGTGGATCGCCGCCTACCTGGCGCACGAGACCGGGTGCCGGAACATCAATCTCCTGCACCTCTCCTCGCGCAAGGCGCTGGAAGCCGCGCTCCTGGTCCCGCAGGCCTTCCCGCAGGTCGAGGTCCGGCGCGAGGTCACGGTGGGGCACCTCCTGCTCGATACGGAGGCCCCCACGGGCGTGCGGGCCAAGGTCAACCCGCCGATCCGGGCCCGCGAGGACGTCGAGTTCCTGTGGGAGATGCTCCTCGCAGGCAAGGTGGACTGGATCGTGAGCGACCACGCCTGCTGCGCGACCGAGGCCAAGGTTGCCGCCGAGCGCCCCGACGACATCTGGCTGGCGAAGTCGGGCTTCGGCGGCACCGAGTACCTGCTCTCCGGCGTCTTCAGCGAGGGGAGCCGGCGCGGCATGGCCTACCACCACATGGCGGAGGTGCTCTCGTGGAACCCGGCCCGCCGCTTCGGGCTCGGCGGCAAGGGCGACATCGCCCCCGGCTACGATGCCGACCTGGCGCTCCTCGATCCGGCGCGGACCTTCACGGTGCGGGCCGCCGAGTCCGAGTCGGCGCAGGGCTACACGCCCTTCGAGGGTCAGGAGCTCAGGGGCCGGGTCCGCGCCACCTTCCTGCGCGGGCATCTGGTGTACGACAGGGGGACGATCGTGAGCCCGCCGGTGGGCCAGTACATCCCGCGCCCCTCGCCGGCGCCGGGCGGTGGCGCGCCGTGA
- a CDS encoding cysteine hydrolase: MTITRGSTALLLLDLQRDFLDPGGVYARHGLPVERLRGIIPVVERVAHASRAAHVPVFASRFTIYTSPGGAPLGLDHIVKARPFLLHEGFRLRDPGRELIPELPPPDYELDKPRFSAFHGTPLEVLLRSLGIDTVVLTGIVTHGGVEATARDAMIRDFSVVILEDCVAAFDEELHLASLRGLGMYLTVMDSAAYLRALTPLSPHDS; this comes from the coding sequence GTGACCATCACGCGCGGCTCGACGGCGCTGCTCCTGCTGGATCTCCAGCGGGACTTCCTGGATCCGGGCGGCGTCTACGCGCGCCACGGCCTGCCCGTGGAGCGGCTGCGCGGGATCATCCCCGTCGTGGAGCGGGTGGCGCACGCGAGCCGCGCCGCGCATGTGCCGGTCTTCGCCTCCAGGTTCACCATCTACACCTCGCCCGGAGGCGCGCCGCTGGGGCTCGACCACATCGTCAAGGCGCGCCCGTTCCTCCTGCACGAGGGCTTTCGCCTGCGCGATCCGGGGCGCGAGCTCATCCCGGAGCTGCCGCCGCCGGACTACGAGCTGGACAAGCCCCGCTTCTCCGCCTTCCACGGCACGCCCCTGGAGGTGCTGCTGCGATCGCTGGGCATCGACACGGTCGTGCTGACGGGAATCGTGACCCACGGCGGCGTGGAGGCCACGGCGCGCGACGCCATGATCCGCGACTTCTCCGTGGTGATCCTCGAGGACTGCGTGGCGGCCTTCGACGAGGAGCTGCACCTGGCCTCGCTGCGCGGCCTGGGGATGTACCTCACCGTGATGGACTCTGCCGCGTACCTCCGCGCCCTCACGCCGCTCTCCCCTCACGACTCCTGA
- a CDS encoding ABC transporter ATP-binding protein, translating into MLELEEVSVFYGDLQAVHGVSLAVRPGEIVTLVGGNGAGKTTTLRTISGLLHPRGGRIRFDGRPIDRLPPDRIVEHGVVQVPEGRKLFPSLTVRENLELGAYTRRARPARATTLDEVLGRFPVLRERASQLAGTLSGGEQQMCAIGRALMARPALLMLDEPSLGLAPKIVQEVFRVIQQIHALGVTVLLVEQNVRQALAASQRGYVLENGRIVLEGSGRDLLASEATQKAYLGR; encoded by the coding sequence ATGCTCGAGCTCGAGGAGGTCAGCGTCTTCTACGGGGACCTCCAGGCGGTCCACGGCGTCTCCCTGGCCGTGAGGCCCGGCGAGATCGTCACCCTCGTCGGAGGCAACGGCGCCGGCAAGACCACCACGCTCCGCACGATCTCCGGGCTCCTGCACCCCCGCGGCGGCCGGATCCGCTTCGACGGCCGGCCGATCGACCGCCTGCCCCCGGACCGCATCGTCGAGCACGGCGTCGTCCAGGTCCCCGAGGGGCGCAAGCTCTTCCCGTCCCTCACCGTGCGGGAGAATCTCGAGCTCGGCGCCTACACCCGGCGGGCCCGGCCCGCGCGCGCCACGACGCTCGATGAGGTGCTGGGGCGCTTTCCCGTTCTCCGGGAGCGCGCCTCGCAGCTGGCCGGGACGCTGTCCGGCGGCGAGCAGCAGATGTGCGCCATCGGCCGCGCCCTCATGGCCCGCCCCGCGCTCCTCATGCTCGACGAGCCGTCGCTGGGGCTGGCGCCGAAGATCGTCCAGGAGGTGTTCCGCGTGATCCAGCAGATCCACGCCCTCGGCGTGACGGTGCTCCTGGTGGAGCAGAACGTCCGCCAGGCGCTGGCGGCGAGCCAGCGCGGCTACGTCCTCGAGAACGGGCGGATCGTGCTCGAGGGCTCCGGGCGCGATCTCCTCGCCAGCGAGGCCACCCAGAAGGCCTATCTCGGGCGCTGA
- a CDS encoding TMEM165/GDT1 family protein, producing MALVSILWSSFAMVALGEMGDKTQLVALSLAARYRRPWTVMLGILLATLANHALASSVGVWVAAMIPATTLGWIVGLGFIAFGIWALFPDSAQEPGEREGWGPLITTTVVFFIVEMGDKTQLATVALGARFHSVLAVTAGTTAGMLGADGLAVWAGSRLGSLLPMRRLRWAAAALFIAFGLAALAGVLV from the coding sequence ATGGCGCTGGTCTCGATCCTGTGGAGCTCGTTCGCGATGGTGGCGCTCGGGGAGATGGGCGACAAGACCCAGCTCGTCGCGCTGTCCCTCGCCGCTCGTTACCGACGCCCGTGGACCGTCATGCTCGGCATCCTGCTCGCCACGCTGGCCAACCACGCCCTGGCCTCCTCGGTCGGGGTGTGGGTGGCCGCGATGATTCCCGCAACGACGCTGGGATGGATCGTGGGCCTCGGCTTCATCGCCTTCGGGATCTGGGCCCTCTTCCCCGACTCGGCCCAGGAGCCCGGGGAGCGGGAGGGCTGGGGGCCGCTGATCACGACGACCGTGGTGTTCTTCATCGTCGAGATGGGCGACAAGACTCAGCTCGCCACGGTGGCGCTGGGTGCGCGCTTCCACTCGGTGCTGGCCGTCACGGCAGGGACCACCGCCGGCATGCTCGGAGCCGATGGCCTCGCGGTCTGGGCCGGCAGCCGGCTTGGCTCGCTCCTGCCCATGCGGCGCCTGCGATGGGCCGCCGCTGCCCTGTTCATCGCCTTCGGCCTCGCCGCCCTGGCGGGTGTCCTCGTCTGA
- a CDS encoding DGQHR domain-containing protein has product MITVPAHRVKQFGVEFFQASFSAKDIDRLVKFEVLGYAGAEAPKPSKRVNRARVNWEMLEKRIGESESAYQRPVIRRKIDELVAYYRDCKEAGTLPAIPGAVIITSEKRFTFTPMASQHDLGLLQIPEEHGVLRVLDGQHRLLALHALTQAGENLGIEVPAVLFDRLDARQIVELFVTINAKHTRLNPSHIVSLAGRKLYPDPNQALAHDVIRSLNEDDTSPLAGEIKMLGTGRGRVSQAPLAEEIVEFLETVEKIGGAGRMNELRQGAKRFFLNYVKAVAGIFPAAWAGRKYSIKTGAALRAFIRVAPDVMARARELKKDAFDFNAIREAVRPWGDRLKDRRFETEGEWKSKLAGGTRGTVEALTRELREALRS; this is encoded by the coding sequence ATGATCACGGTTCCCGCGCACCGGGTGAAGCAGTTCGGGGTGGAGTTCTTCCAGGCGTCCTTCTCCGCCAAGGACATCGACCGCCTCGTGAAGTTCGAGGTCCTCGGCTACGCCGGCGCCGAGGCGCCGAAGCCCTCGAAGCGCGTGAACCGGGCCCGCGTGAACTGGGAGATGCTCGAGAAGCGGATCGGGGAGAGCGAGAGCGCCTACCAGCGCCCGGTGATCCGCCGCAAGATCGACGAGCTGGTCGCCTACTACCGCGACTGCAAGGAAGCGGGCACGCTGCCGGCCATTCCCGGCGCCGTCATCATCACCTCCGAGAAGCGCTTCACGTTCACCCCCATGGCCAGCCAGCACGATCTGGGGCTGCTCCAGATCCCCGAGGAGCATGGCGTGCTCCGCGTGCTCGACGGCCAGCACCGGCTCCTGGCGCTGCACGCCCTCACCCAGGCGGGGGAGAACCTGGGTATCGAGGTCCCCGCGGTGCTCTTCGACCGGCTGGACGCGCGCCAGATCGTCGAGCTGTTCGTGACGATCAACGCCAAGCACACGCGCCTCAACCCGTCCCACATCGTGAGCCTGGCGGGGCGCAAGCTCTACCCCGACCCGAACCAGGCGCTGGCCCACGACGTGATCCGTTCCCTGAACGAGGATGACACCTCCCCGCTGGCCGGCGAGATCAAGATGCTCGGCACGGGGCGTGGCCGGGTCTCGCAGGCGCCGCTGGCCGAGGAGATCGTGGAGTTCCTCGAGACGGTGGAGAAGATCGGCGGCGCGGGCCGCATGAACGAGCTGCGCCAGGGCGCCAAGCGCTTCTTCCTCAACTACGTGAAGGCCGTGGCGGGCATCTTCCCCGCCGCCTGGGCGGGGCGGAAGTACTCCATCAAGACGGGCGCCGCGCTGCGGGCCTTCATCCGCGTGGCCCCCGACGTGATGGCGCGGGCCCGCGAGCTCAAGAAGGACGCCTTCGACTTCAACGCCATCCGGGAGGCGGTGAGGCCGTGGGGCGACCGTCTCAAGGACCGGCGCTTCGAGACCGAGGGGGAATGGAAGAGCAAGCTGGCCGGCGGCACGCGCGGCACCGTCGAAGCGCTCACCCGCGAGCTGCGCGAGGCGCTCCGGTCCTAG
- the greA gene encoding transcription elongation factor GreA, with translation MAVQRTPMTRAGHERMKDELERLKRLERPAITRAIAEARAHGDLSENAEYHAARERQSFVEARINDLEGKLGAAEVIEPPTSGDRVTFGSTVRLEDGDGKEVCYQIVGSDEADPIRGRISVLAPLARTLIGKSVGARVVAQLPGGRKEFEILEANFPWPEPGGAG, from the coding sequence ATGGCTGTCCAGCGCACTCCCATGACCCGGGCGGGCCACGAGCGGATGAAGGACGAGCTCGAGCGGCTCAAGCGGCTCGAGCGCCCCGCCATCACGCGGGCCATCGCCGAGGCCCGCGCCCACGGCGACCTGTCGGAGAACGCCGAGTACCACGCCGCGCGGGAGCGGCAGAGCTTCGTCGAGGCGCGGATCAACGATCTGGAGGGCAAGCTCGGCGCCGCCGAGGTGATCGAGCCGCCCACGTCCGGCGACCGCGTCACCTTCGGCTCGACGGTGCGGCTCGAGGATGGGGACGGTAAGGAGGTCTGCTACCAGATCGTCGGCTCCGACGAGGCCGACCCGATCCGCGGCCGCATCTCGGTCCTGGCCCCGCTGGCCCGCACGCTCATCGGTAAGAGCGTCGGGGCCCGCGTCGTGGCCCAGCTGCCGGGCGGCAGGAAGGAGTTCGAGATCCTCGAGGCGAACTTCCCCTGGCCCGAGCCCGGGGGAGCAGGCTAG